One part of the Salmo salar chromosome ssa28, Ssal_v3.1, whole genome shotgun sequence genome encodes these proteins:
- the LOC106589681 gene encoding brefeldin A-inhibited guanine nucleotide-exchange protein 3 isoform X8, producing the protein MKLAQTALTGMQKILCEDRFVAVEAEPLESQLLSQMLDAVRVTPMLHEDLQVEVMKVLLCITYSSTFEINGDSILRIAEVCIETYMSSCHQRSINTAVRATLSQILGDLALQLRHRQGVDGEDPPVPAHQRRDVSPTAQSLCEDVVTVITVFCEKLEGVDHENQLLQLLYLECILSMLSSCPPTMHLNRGFTDLIWKQLCPALVVIMGNPVNDKTITSAHGHGRGCQDPDPSLGGVSDQGRGSGCSSTTPAMIGPVVRTICYVAAELVRLVGCVESMKPVLQSLYHRILLYPPPQHRVEAIKIMKEILGSPQRLFDLAGPCVIEPESRKRSFSKRKSHLDLLKLVMDGMTEACMKGGIEACYSSVSCACALLGALDELSHGRGLQSEQARMLLRRLDELKEGAESTRESMEINEADFRWQRHVLSSEHAPSEPSATSATERSPDISISVTTDTGKTTLDGELGQTTLDGELGQTTPEGEECGEEPRLPSPSSCGPDADPDPELRPCVREPGAEPGGPPDVVQRSHALVYPDITNFLSVDARAHPHGSRYSESNFSVDEGEMSRTEFDSCDQYSMAAEKDSGRSDVSDMGSDNCSLADEEQTPRDCPGHRSLRTAALSLKLLKNQEADQQSARLFVQSLAGLLPRLLGMHSTTDVDTSLQNFSSTFCSGLQAGGIHSPGYEGSENLNCQALMNADGLYLVSYYALLLSLKLCCQDYYRRRPMPVLVSLKEFVRLIQSSGVLVVLSQAWIEELYLQVLDRNLLGEAGYWGSPEEHSLPLITMLTDIDGLGSSAIGGQLIRKANTQSPFSCDKSGSDTLMAGIVFARYILMGCWKNLMDTLSTPLTGRMAGSSKGLAFMLGSEGLKEQSQRERDTICLSLDGLRKAAGLSCALGVAANCAWALAQMAAASCVQEEKEEKEVGESGDAITQVKQRVEQKLEQMGRPQGVRLHTAHVLCMEAILNVGLEMGSHNQDCWPHVFRVSEYVSSLEHSHFSDGSSQATMTITQAQQAVDLGLDLCGEPSPDRDLALSSQPVIQPQSIQELLREGRGGKGLDRSLMTGTSASKAVCTLSTQADRLFEDSVSKLNMVSLVGFLHQLRRASQSQLFDSVTETGDYSLAMPGEAKSTMDRRSALHLFRLGEAMLRIVRNKTRPLLHMMRAWSIVAPHLVEAACHKERHVSQKAVSFIHDVLMEVLTSWAELPHFHFNEALFRPFEHIMQLELCDEDVQDQVVTSIGELVEMCSPQIQSGWRPLFSALRTVHGNKPDMKDYLIGEYSMGKSQAPVFDVFEAFINTDNIQVFANAATDYIMCLMKFVKGLGKSGEVDYKEIGDCVNATGYSSTDLCLPALDYLRKCSQLLAKIYKMPSKPVFLGARLASLPMRAQEKSVSSEDGMDCVLAEFDDDTGLIQVWILLLEQLTAAVSNCPRQHQPPTLELLFELLRALTNLPGPGFAIFSVIQLLLPVMSLWLQRSHGDHAYWDIAAANFKHAIGLCCELVVEHIQSFIHSDIGYEHLINLMLKDLFKLLVACVAEPAETISRVGCSCIRYVLVTVGPVFTEEMWRLACCALQDAFSATLEPVKNLLACFRSGSDSFSGDACEVKVAAPSHSPSAEAEYWRIRAMAQQVFMLDTQCSPKTPNNKEGFEHAQSCVLIIELPSDQQSNGHTQKRKIGIPFRTIVVSLLSHQVLLQNLYDILLEEFVKHPGDAETQEKTTPVSDPRPSGFLRYISMQNLAIIFDLLLDSYRTARDFDTRPGLKYLLMKVSGVCGAANLYRQSAMSFNIYFQALLCATLTNQESITAELVKKILYEEDEGSSDSSQQCSSEDEDIFEETAQVSPPRGKEKRQWRATIPSLSIQPVSSADWAWLVKRLHKLCMDLCNNYIQMHLDQENLVDEAVPVFRGDPLFFLPFFPSTPETPTPSTGGLSGRGTPSDDSVHSHLAETPSEDTHSPTAGYCMDSLPHLRGERRDPAGRKKEWWESAGNKLYTIATDKTITKLMMEYKKRKQQHNHTTFVKETKGGENRGEAGTMRGPESSNPQRPQQLVDPGPMRHSFSAGPEVLRQEKIRPRSGSTASSHSVSIRDSEAQIQAWTNMVLTILTQIQLLPDPTFVALQPAVFPCISQLTCHVTDLRVRQAVREWLSRVGRMYDITM; encoded by the exons GTGTGTATCGAGACGTACATGTCCAGCTGTCACCAGCGCAGCATCAACACGGCCGTGAGGGCCACCCTCAGCCAGATCCTGGGGGACCTCGCCCTGCAGCTCAGACACAGACAG GGAGTGGATGGCGAAGACCCACCAGTGCCCGCACACCAGCGCAGAG ATGTGTCTCCCACTGCACAGTCCCTGTGTGAGGACGTTGTGACTGTGATAACCGTCTTCTGCGAGAAGCTAGAGGGGGTTGACCA TGAGAACCAGCTGCTCCAGCTGCTCTACCTAGAGTGCATCCTGTCCATGCTCAGCAGCTGTCCTCCCACCATGCACCTGAACAGAGGCTTCACAGACCTGATCTG GAAGCAACTTTGTCCGGCGTTGGTAGTGATCATGGGAAACCCTGTGAACGACAAGACCATCACCTCGGCCCACGGCCACGGACGGGGGTGTCAGGATCCAGACCCCTCTCTAGGTGGTGTGTCTGACCAGGGTCGGGGATCTGGCTGCTCCTCCACCACCCCGGCCATGATTGGCCCGGTGGTGCGGACCATCTGCTACGTGGCTGCTGAGCTGGTGcgcctggttggctgtgtggagtcCATGAAGCCTGTTCTGCAGTCGCTGTACCACCGCATCCTGCTCTATCCCCCCCCACAGCACCGCGTGGAGGCCATCAAGATCATGAAGGAG ATTCTGGGAAGTCCTCAGCGCTTGTTTGACCTGGCTGGTCCCTGTGTTATAGAGCCTGAGTCTAGGAAAAGGTCCTTCTCCAAGAGGAAGTCTCACCTGGACCTGCTCAAATT GGTGATGGATGGCATGACAGAGGCCTGTATGAAGGGGGGCATCGAGGCCTGCTACTCCTCAGTGTCGTGTGCCTGTGCCCTCCTGGGAGCTCTGGATGAGCTGAGTCATGGGCGTGGCCTACAGTCAGAACAGGCCCGCATGCTGCTGCGCCGATTGGACGAGTTGAAAGAAGGGGCAGAATCCACACGGGAGTCCATGGAGATCAATGAGGCGGACTTCCGCTGGCAGCGTCATGTCCTCTCGTCTGAGCACGCTCCCTCTGAGCCCTCTGCCACCTCCGCCACGGAGCGCAGCCCTGACATCAGCATCAGCGTCACCACAGATACGGGCAAGACCACTCTGGATGGGGAGCTGGGGCAGACCACTCTGGATGGGGAGCTGGGGCAGACCACCCCAGAGGGGGAGGAGTGTGGTGAAGAACCCCGGCTGCCTTCGCCTTCCTCCTGTGGGCCGGacgctgaccctgaccctgaacTACGTCCCTGTGTGAGGGAGCCAGGCGCCGAGCCCGGAGGACCCCCAGACGTGGTGCAGCGCAGCCATGCGCTAGTCTACCCCGACATCACTAACTTCCTGTCCGTGGATGCCCGGGCGCACCCCCACGGCTCACGCTACAGCGAGAGCAACTTCAGCGTGGATGAGGGGGAGATGTCGCGCACTGAGTTTGATTCATGTGACCAGTACTCCATGGCGGCGGAGAAGGACTCGGGCCGCTCGGATGTGtcagacatgggctctgataacTGCTCCCTGGCCGATGAGGAGCAGACACCCAGGGACTGTCCCGGTCATCGTTCCCTGAGGACAGCAGCCCTGTCCCTGAAGCTACTGAAGAACCAGGAGGCTGACCAGCAGAGCGCCCGGCTCTTTGTCCAGTCTCTGGCCGGCCTGCTGCCTCGCCTGCTGGGGATGCACAGCACAACAGACGTCGACACGTCCCTGCAGAACTTCTCCTCCACATTCTGCTCCGGCCTACAGGCGG GTGGCATCCATTCACCAGGCTATGAGGGCAGTGAGAACCTGAACTGTCAGGCCCTGATGAACGCTGACGGCCTTTACCTGGTCTCCTACTACGCCTTGCTCCTCAGCCTCAAACTCTGCTGCCAGGACTACTACCGCAGGAGGCCCATGCCTGTGCTGGTCAGCCTG aAAGAGTTTGTTCGTCTCATCCAGAGCAGTGGGGTGCTGGTGGTGCTGTCTCAGGCCTGGATCGAGGAGCTCTACCTCCAGGTTCTGGACCGGAACTTGCTGGGGGAGGCTGGCTACTGGGGCTCACCAGAGGAACACTCCTTACCCCTCATCACCATGCTAACTG ACATCGATGGGCTGGGCAGTAGTGCCATCGGAGGTCAGCTGATCCGTAAGGCCAACACACAGTCCCCCTTCAGCTGTGACAAGAGTGGCAGTGACACCCTCATGGCAG GCATCGTGTTTGCTCGCTACATCTTGATGGGCTGCTGGAAGAACCTGATGGACACCCTGTCCACTCCCCTGACGGGGCGCATGGCGGGCAGCTCCAAGGGCCTGGCCTTCATGCTGGGGTCTGAGGGGCTGAAGGAgcagagccagagggagagagacaccatCTGTCTCAGCCTGGATGGACTACGCAAGGCAGCCGGACTCAGTTGTGCTCTAG GTGTGGCTGCCAATTGTGCCTGGGCTCTGGCCCAGATGGCGGCAGCCTCATGTgtgcaggaggagaaggaggagaaggaggtgggagagtctggagatgccatcACACAAG tcAAGCAGCGTGTGGAGCAGAAGCTGGAGCAGATGGGACGTCCTCAGGGGGTGCGGCTGCACACGGCTCATGTGCTCTGCATGGAGGCCATCCTCAACGTGGGCCTGGAGATGGGCAGCCACAACCAGGACTGCTGGCCCCACGTCTTCAG GGTAAGCGAATATGTCAGCTCTCTGGAGCACAGCCACTTCAGCGACGGCAGCTCCCAGGCCACCATGACCATCACCCAGGCCCAGCAGGCTGTAGACCTGGGGCTGGATTTGTGCGGCGAGCCTAGTCCGGACAGAGATCTGGCCCTCAGCAGCCAGCCGGTCATCCAGCCCCAGTCCATCCAGGAGCTGCtaagggagggtaggggggggaaAGGCCTGGACCGTAGCCTGATGACTGGGACCAGCGCATCCAAGGCCGTCTGCACCCTATctacacaggcagacag GTTATTTGAGGACTCTGTCAGTAAACTGAACATGGTTAGCCTGGTGGGTTTCCTGCACCAGCTGAGGAGAGCATCTCAGTCCCAGCTCTTTGACTCAGTCACTGAGACAGGAGACTACTCCTTAGCCATGCCAG GAGAGGCCAAGTCCACCATGGACAGGCGTAGCGCTCTGCATCTGTTCCGGCTGGGGGAGGCCATGCTGCGGATCGTGAGGAATAAGACCAGACCCCTGCTGCACATGATGAGGGCCTGGAGCATAGTGGCACCGCACCTGGTGGAG gCTGCCTGCCACAAAGAGCGCCATGTATCCCAGAAGGCTGTGTCCTTCATCCATGATGTTCTGATGGAGGTGCTAACCAGCTGGGCAGAGCTTCCCCACTTCCACTTTAACGAGGCGCTCTTCAGACCCTTCGAGCACATCATGCAGCTGGAGCTGTGTGACGAGGACGTGCAGGACCAG GTGGTCACGTCCATAGGGGAGCTGGTAGAGATGTGTTCCCCTCAGATCCAGTCTGGCTGGAGACCTCTATTCAGTGCCCTGAGGACTGTGCATGGGAACAAACCAGACATGAAAGACTACCTGATAGGAGAATATTCCATGG GGAAGTCTCAGGCGCCTGTGTTTGATGTCTTTGAAGCGTTTATCAACACCGACAACATTCAGGTCTTCGCCAACGCAGCAACTGACTACATCATGTGCCTTATGAAGTTTGTCAAAGGTTTAGGTAAGTCAG GAGAAGTGGACTATAAGGAGATTGGGGACTGTGTCAATGCCACTGGCTACAGTTCTACAGACCTGTGCCTCCCTGCTCTGGACTACCTGAGGAAGTGCTCCCAG CTGCTTGCCAAAATCTACAAGATGCCTTCCAAGCCAGTGTTCCTGGGAGCCCGGCTGGCCAGCCTGCCCATGAGGGCCCAAGAGAAGTCTGTCAGCAGTGAGGATGGCATGGACTGTGTCCTGGCTGAGTTTGACGATGACACAGGCCTGATCCAGGTTTGGATCCTGCTGCTGGAGCAGCTGACTGCAGCGGTATCGAACTGCCCCCGGCAGCACCAGCCCCCCACCCTGGAACTGCTGTTTGAACTTCTCAGAGCGCTCACCAACTTGCCAG GACCGGGCTTTGCCATATTCTCTGTGATCCAGCTTCTTCTTCCTGTGATGTCACTTTGGCTCCAGCGTAGCCATGGCGACCATGCGTACTGGGACATAGCCGCAGCCAACTTCAAGCACGCCATTGGGTTGTGCTGTGAGTTGGTAGTGGAGCACATTCAAAGCTTCATCCACTCAG ATATTGGCTATGAGCATCTGATCAACCTGATGCTAAAGGACCTCTTCAAGCTGCTGGTGGCCTGTGTGGCTGAACCTGCTGAGACGATCTCTAGAGTGGGCTGCTCTTGCATCAG GTACGTGTTGGTGACGGTAGGGCCAGTCTTCACTGAGGAGATGTGGCGTCTGGCATGCTGTGCCCTGCAGGATGCCTTCTCTGCCACCCTGGAGCCTGTCAAG AACCTGCTGGCGTGTTTCCGTAGTGGTTCAGACAGCTTCTCTGGGGACGCCTGTGAGGTTAAGGTGGCCGCCCCGTCCCACTCCCCCTCTGCTGAGGCAGAGTACTGGAGAATCAGAGCCATGGCCCAGCAG GTGTTTATGCTGGACACCCAGTGCTCCCCTAAAACCCCCAATAACAAAGAAGGCTTTGAGCATGCCCAGTCCTGTGTGCTCATCATAGAGCTCCCATCAGACCAGCAATCCAATGGTCACACTCAGAAAAG AAAAATTGG GATTCCTTTCAGAACTATAGTGGTTAGCTTACTCTCTCACCAAGTGTTGCTCCAGAACCTGTATGACATTCTGCTGGAGGAGTTTGTTAAGCACCCTGGTGATGCTGAGACCCAGGAGAAGACCACCCCAGTATCTGATCCTAGACCATCTGGTTTCCTGCGCTACATCTCCATGCAGAACCTGGCCATCATCTTCGACCTGCTGCTGGACTCCTACCGCACAGCCCGAGACTTTGATACGCGCCCGGGCCTCAAGTACCTGCTGATGAAGGTGTCTGGGGTGTGTGGCGCTGCCAACCTGTACCGCCAGTCTGCCATGAGCTTCAACATCTACTTCCAGGCCCTGCTGTGTGCCACGCTCACCAACCAAGAGAGCATCACTGCTGAGCTGGTGAAGAAGATCCTTTACGAGGAGGACGAGGGCAGCTCCGACTCCTCCCAGCAGTGCTCCTCCGAGGACGAGGACATCTTCGAGGAGACGGCTCAGGTGAGTCCCCCGCGGGGGAAGGAGAAGCGCCAGTGGAGGGCCACTATCCCTTCGCTCAGCATCCAGCCGGTCAGCAGCGCAGACTGGGCCTGGCTGGTCAAGCGGCTGCACAAGCTCTGCATGGACCTCTGCAACAACTACATCCAGATGCACCTGGACCAGGAGAACCTGGTGGACGAGGCAGTGCCCGTCTTCCGGGGGGACCCACTCTTCTTCCTGCCCTTCTTCCCCTCCACCCCCGAGACTCCCACTCCCTCCACGGGAGGCCTGTCCGGCCGGGGAACACCCTCAGATGACAGCGTGCACTCCCACCTGGCAGAGACGCCGTCAGAGGACACCCACAGCCCTACTGCTGGCTACTGCATGGACAGCCTGCCACAcctgagaggggagaggagagacccagCGGGCCGCAAGAAGGAGTGGTGGGAGAGTGCTGGGAACAAGCTATACACCATCGCCACcgacaagaccatcaccaagctgatGATGGAGTACAAGAAGAgaaagcagcagcacaaccataCCACCTTCGTGAAGGAGACCAag